A DNA window from Sphingomonas profundi contains the following coding sequences:
- a CDS encoding TonB-dependent receptor, translated as MNTRQIIAGDAAVRRRWLLGTALAGIALSATPAFAQAVGDPAAGTTTEQPSAALAQGAVAAPGEAADTGGLEDIVVTARKRVETTQDVPVSVTALGPAQLQRYDLSNLERVAASTPQFVIGRAPSGSGATLVLRGIGSNTTSIGLEQSVAVVVDGVYYGQGRVINEGFFDLGRLEILKGPQSLFFGKNATAGVVSITTADPTDRREFIGRLGYEVRSQQLIGEAIGSGPLSDTLGIRIGVRATKMYDSFFKNIGNDVIYPTTEFTSRVVTPHASAVGPRDAGKSKDIYGRVTLKWTPTDQFTATLKANAGANDSNNPGASSVLYNCPRGVSQLNPAIRCGRKFVSSSNRVPADIAATLPFAGDGTTGNTYKSWATTLNLNYELDDVTFTSVTNYNSNRNTFIFDGDSVSAGGPVGVYATERSSFKAFSSEFRALTTYDGPINVLVGGYYQSTKRVYNAFTASGGLENVNAPQPFQRYLANSKNSETEGETIAGFGQVTWKIFKNLEAAAGVRYTHETKDSYFIQPYSHPTRVAQGIFLPNVRIAADQTFTNWSPEATLTYKPTRDLTIYGAYKTAYKSGGFSNSGILSPSAGLDDFTFDPEKARGFEGGVKSTLFDRQLRLNLGIYTYKFENLQLDFFNSPVFAFSTINAGSARSRGVELEFEYAPRTLEGLNLRGSLNYNRARYGDTIGPVTGTGGTSIVGPNAPCYTGQAPAAGCTILIPGARPTQNLKGLATANAPLWTASLGASYDFPLSDNLKLSLSTDARYSASYIPTAFGNPNTRQPKYINLDASVRIRTADDMLEFAAIGKNLTNRFYATGGTDAPSTGARTGTVTGLLADQIGFISLPRSVQLQVTVRY; from the coding sequence ATGAACACGAGACAGATCATCGCGGGTGATGCGGCCGTGCGCCGCCGCTGGCTGCTGGGCACGGCGCTCGCCGGCATCGCCCTGTCCGCCACGCCGGCATTCGCCCAGGCGGTCGGCGATCCCGCCGCCGGCACGACGACGGAGCAGCCATCGGCTGCGCTGGCGCAGGGCGCGGTCGCGGCACCGGGCGAGGCGGCCGATACCGGTGGCCTCGAGGACATCGTCGTCACCGCGCGCAAGCGGGTAGAGACGACGCAGGACGTGCCCGTTTCGGTGACGGCGCTCGGGCCGGCGCAGCTCCAGCGCTACGATCTAAGCAATCTCGAGCGGGTCGCCGCCAGCACCCCACAGTTCGTGATCGGCCGCGCGCCGTCCGGCTCGGGCGCGACGCTGGTGCTACGCGGCATCGGCTCGAACACCACCTCGATCGGTCTCGAACAGTCCGTCGCGGTCGTAGTGGACGGCGTTTATTATGGCCAGGGCCGCGTCATCAACGAGGGCTTCTTCGATCTCGGCCGTCTTGAAATCCTGAAAGGGCCGCAATCGCTGTTCTTCGGCAAGAATGCGACCGCCGGCGTAGTCTCGATCACCACCGCCGATCCGACCGACAGGCGCGAGTTCATCGGCCGGCTCGGCTACGAGGTCCGTTCGCAGCAGCTGATCGGCGAGGCGATCGGCTCAGGCCCACTCAGCGATACGCTCGGCATTCGCATCGGCGTGCGCGCCACCAAGATGTATGACAGCTTCTTCAAGAATATCGGCAACGACGTCATCTATCCGACGACCGAGTTCACCTCACGCGTGGTGACGCCGCACGCCTCGGCAGTGGGTCCGCGCGATGCCGGCAAGAGCAAGGACATATATGGTCGCGTCACACTGAAATGGACGCCGACCGACCAGTTCACCGCGACGCTAAAGGCAAATGCAGGCGCCAATGATTCGAACAATCCGGGTGCCAGTTCCGTCCTCTACAATTGCCCGAGAGGCGTCAGCCAATTGAACCCCGCGATCCGCTGCGGCCGCAAGTTCGTCTCTTCGTCGAACCGAGTGCCGGCCGACATTGCTGCGACGCTACCTTTCGCTGGCGACGGCACCACCGGCAACACATACAAGTCCTGGGCGACGACGCTGAACCTCAACTACGAGCTCGACGATGTGACATTCACCTCCGTCACAAATTATAATTCTAATCGCAACACCTTCATTTTCGATGGCGACAGCGTCTCGGCCGGCGGCCCGGTCGGCGTCTATGCAACCGAGCGTTCGTCGTTCAAGGCATTCTCGAGCGAATTCCGCGCGCTCACCACCTATGACGGACCGATCAATGTGCTCGTCGGCGGCTATTATCAGAGCACGAAGCGCGTCTACAACGCCTTCACGGCGTCCGGCGGGCTCGAAAATGTGAACGCGCCGCAGCCGTTCCAGCGCTACCTCGCCAATTCCAAGAATTCGGAGACCGAAGGCGAGACGATCGCCGGCTTCGGCCAGGTGACCTGGAAGATCTTCAAAAATCTTGAGGCCGCCGCCGGCGTCCGCTATACGCACGAGACGAAGGACAGCTATTTCATCCAGCCCTATTCGCATCCGACCCGCGTCGCCCAGGGCATCTTCCTGCCTAACGTGCGCATTGCCGCCGACCAGACCTTCACCAACTGGTCGCCAGAAGCGACGCTCACCTACAAGCCGACGCGTGACCTGACGATCTACGGTGCCTATAAGACGGCCTATAAATCGGGCGGCTTCTCCAATTCAGGCATCCTCAGCCCGTCCGCTGGACTTGACGACTTTACCTTCGATCCTGAAAAGGCGCGCGGCTTCGAGGGCGGCGTGAAATCAACCCTGTTCGATCGCCAGCTGCGATTGAACCTTGGCATCTACACCTACAAGTTCGAGAATCTGCAGCTCGACTTCTTCAACTCGCCGGTGTTCGCCTTCAGCACGATCAACGCCGGCTCGGCGCGCAGCCGCGGCGTGGAACTCGAGTTCGAATATGCCCCGCGCACGCTTGAAGGCCTGAACTTGCGCGGCAGCCTGAACTACAACCGCGCGCGCTACGGCGATACGATCGGCCCCGTCACCGGCACCGGCGGCACCAGCATCGTCGGGCCGAACGCACCGTGCTACACCGGCCAGGCGCCGGCGGCAGGCTGCACAATCCTGATCCCTGGCGCGCGGCCGACGCAGAACCTGAAAGGCCTGGCCACCGCCAACGCGCCGCTGTGGACCGCGTCGCTCGGCGCCAGCTACGACTTCCCCTTATCGGACAATTTAAAGCTCAGCCTCAGCACCGATGCGCGCTACAGCGCCTCCTACATCCCGACAGCCTTCGGCAACCCGAACACGCGCCAGCCAAAATATATCAACCTTGATGCGAGTGTGCGCATCCGCACGGCCGACGACATGCTGGAATTCGCGGCGATCGGCAAGAACCTGACAAACCGCTTCTACGCCACCGGCGGAACCGACGCGCCTTCCACCGGCGCGCGCACCGGCACGGTGACCGGGCTGCTGGCCGATCAGATCGGCTTCATCTCGCTGCCGCGCTCCGTTCAGCTGCAAGTGACGGTGCGTTACTGA
- a CDS encoding helix-turn-helix domain-containing protein gives MDMRKLVGDNVRRVRHEAGLSQEQLAERSGFTQQYISDLERGRRNPTVVSLFELAQALGTTPVVLISP, from the coding sequence ATGGATATGCGCAAGCTGGTGGGAGACAATGTGCGGCGCGTACGCCATGAGGCCGGGCTGTCGCAGGAGCAGCTGGCGGAACGCTCCGGCTTCACCCAGCAGTATATCTCCGACCTCGAACGCGGTCGACGCAATCCGACGGTCGTCTCGCTGTTCGAACTCGCTCAGGCGTTAGGAACCACCCCGGTCGTGCTCATCAGCCCCTGA
- the terL gene encoding phage terminase large subunit: MSVFLPNSLQFTCASWAEKMKADLRLLAALLRSDFESFARAAFQVFAPGEVLDWNWHLEAICYHLELVRTRKIKRLIIEAPPRSLKSFIASVAFPAYCLGRDPRSKIITASYSLDLAIKLANDFRALMRSSRYRSLFPGVCGSVKDTETEFTTAQQGYRYSTSSGGTLTGRGADLMILDEPMRSDDASSAAKRSALQDWYRNTLFTRLNSKKDGAIVLVMQRLHIDDLAGYLRQQGGWTILSLPAIAVDPQRILIGEDRWHDRKAGALLHPVREPQHILSDIRETLGSYHFSAQYQQQPVPIEGELVKWSWFKPFEVLPHGERRIVQSWDVAVKAEEINDYSVCTTWAIVRDEYYLLDLHRERLTFPDLVKQVISLARKWRTDSLVIEDKASGSALIQQLGEGRIVGVPRPIAYTPKLDKVSRLSAESATIEAGRVHIQAGATWHADLRSELAQFPNGRFDDQVDSISQFLLWVRSHRTPSFQLARTR, encoded by the coding sequence ATGAGCGTCTTCTTGCCGAACTCCTTGCAGTTCACCTGCGCAAGCTGGGCAGAGAAGATGAAAGCTGACTTGCGGCTGCTGGCTGCCCTCCTGAGGAGCGATTTCGAAAGTTTTGCTCGGGCGGCATTCCAGGTCTTTGCACCAGGGGAGGTGCTTGACTGGAATTGGCATCTCGAGGCGATCTGCTATCATCTCGAACTTGTGCGTACCCGCAAGATCAAGCGGCTTATCATCGAAGCACCTCCTCGGTCGCTCAAATCGTTTATCGCCTCGGTTGCGTTCCCGGCTTATTGTCTTGGTCGGGACCCGCGATCCAAAATCATCACGGCAAGCTACTCACTCGATCTGGCCATCAAGCTCGCCAACGATTTCCGCGCGCTCATGCGAAGCTCGCGTTATCGTTCGCTATTTCCTGGCGTATGCGGTTCGGTCAAGGACACAGAAACTGAGTTCACCACGGCGCAGCAGGGTTACCGCTATTCCACATCGAGCGGCGGTACCCTCACCGGTCGCGGCGCGGATCTGATGATCCTCGACGAGCCGATGCGATCCGACGATGCGTCCTCAGCGGCGAAGCGATCCGCCTTGCAGGACTGGTACCGCAACACCCTTTTTACGCGGCTTAACAGCAAGAAGGACGGTGCCATCGTTTTGGTCATGCAGCGCCTACATATCGATGACCTCGCAGGATATCTGCGGCAGCAGGGTGGGTGGACCATATTGTCGCTGCCCGCCATCGCTGTCGACCCGCAGCGGATTTTGATCGGCGAAGACCGTTGGCATGATCGCAAGGCGGGCGCGCTCCTCCATCCGGTTCGCGAGCCGCAGCACATCCTAAGCGACATTCGCGAGACCCTCGGCAGCTATCACTTCTCCGCCCAGTATCAGCAGCAGCCGGTTCCAATCGAAGGAGAGCTGGTCAAGTGGAGCTGGTTCAAGCCGTTCGAAGTGCTTCCGCATGGTGAGCGGCGGATAGTCCAAAGCTGGGACGTGGCGGTGAAAGCGGAGGAGATCAATGACTACTCGGTCTGCACGACGTGGGCGATCGTTCGAGACGAATACTACCTGCTCGATCTTCATCGAGAGCGCTTGACGTTTCCCGATCTCGTAAAGCAAGTCATCTCGCTTGCAAGAAAATGGCGTACCGACTCGCTTGTCATCGAAGACAAAGCGTCGGGGTCGGCGTTGATCCAGCAGCTTGGCGAAGGCAGGATTGTCGGCGTACCTCGGCCGATCGCCTACACGCCCAAGCTCGACAAGGTATCCCGCCTGAGTGCGGAGTCGGCAACGATCGAAGCAGGCCGCGTCCACATTCAAGCGGGAGCCACCTGGCATGCCGACCTTCGATCCGAGCTCGCGCAATTCCCGAATGGCCGGTTCGACGACCAGGTCGACAGCATCTCGCAGTTCCTGTTGTGGGTAAGGTCGCACCGGACGCCGAGCTTCCAGCTCGCGCGCACCCGTTAG
- a CDS encoding DUF5681 domain-containing protein: protein MAETKGHEQVDITSCGEAAQPYEVGYCKPPRHTQFKPGQSGNPRRGKARKRSPIDEISKILAMPIIVKEGEKTRRVSAYEAAALQLRKMALSGNIRALERILDLSRELARDEDPTADLTVEDERLLAELLAVHLRKLGREDES, encoded by the coding sequence ATGGCTGAGACCAAGGGACATGAGCAGGTGGACATCACATCATGTGGAGAGGCCGCGCAGCCGTATGAAGTCGGCTATTGCAAGCCGCCACGCCACACGCAGTTCAAGCCCGGTCAATCCGGCAACCCGCGGCGCGGCAAGGCGCGCAAGCGTTCCCCCATCGATGAGATCAGCAAGATCCTCGCTATGCCGATCATTGTGAAAGAGGGTGAGAAGACCCGGAGAGTTTCCGCTTATGAGGCTGCGGCCTTACAGCTCAGGAAGATGGCGCTTTCGGGCAACATCCGCGCACTCGAGCGGATCCTTGATCTGAGCCGTGAACTCGCAAGAGACGAGGATCCGACAGCCGATCTGACAGTGGAAGATGAGCGTCTTCTTGCCGAACTCCTTGCAGTTCACCTGCGCAAGCTGGGCAGAGAAGATGAAAGCTGA
- a CDS encoding site-specific DNA-methyltransferase, translated as MSNDKRKFNAHPGIVHLPVEGLRPHPTNPRVHKPKQIRQLTDSIKRFGFTNPILIDGESNILAGHGRLAAAKLAGLKTVPTICLAGLTQAEKRAYIIADNKLGDSSSFDRKLLAQEVSFILETEPDFDIELTGFELNDLDLMLDAGMQAPARQKPIPPPERDRPACSRPGDLWILGEHKLYCGDALKPESFKRLLGRERARMIFVDPPYNQPAKAITGKGRVRHDDFAMAAGEMSEAEFVAFLTTACTLMAKASVDGALHYICMDWHHQFELLTAGRAVFDDLLNICVWAKAAPGMGSFYRSQHEFVGIFKRGRRPHCNNIELGKHGRNRSNLWSYTSGSSLSPARQEELSWHATVKPVAMVQDALLDASRRNDLILDGFGGSGTTLIAAERCGRRARMIELDPYYCDVIIRRFEKESGLKAVADNGDTLTDRSMLTDGDASRGAIDHG; from the coding sequence ATGTCGAATGATAAACGTAAGTTTAACGCACATCCTGGCATAGTTCATTTACCGGTTGAAGGTCTTCGTCCGCATCCGACGAACCCTCGTGTCCACAAGCCTAAGCAGATACGTCAGCTCACTGACAGTATTAAGCGCTTTGGCTTTACCAACCCGATACTGATAGACGGCGAGAGTAATATTCTTGCGGGTCATGGTCGCTTGGCAGCCGCCAAGCTCGCCGGGTTGAAGACGGTGCCGACAATCTGCCTGGCAGGCCTCACACAGGCTGAGAAGCGGGCCTACATCATCGCCGACAACAAGCTGGGTGACAGCAGCAGCTTTGACCGCAAGCTGCTCGCTCAGGAGGTCTCTTTCATCCTCGAGACCGAACCCGACTTCGATATCGAACTAACCGGCTTTGAACTCAACGATCTGGATCTCATGCTGGACGCAGGCATGCAGGCGCCGGCTAGGCAGAAGCCGATCCCGCCCCCAGAGCGTGATCGGCCGGCGTGTAGTCGGCCCGGTGATCTTTGGATACTGGGTGAGCACAAGCTGTACTGCGGTGACGCGCTCAAACCAGAGAGCTTCAAGCGGCTTTTAGGGCGAGAGCGTGCGCGGATGATCTTCGTCGATCCGCCTTACAATCAGCCCGCCAAGGCAATCACCGGCAAAGGTCGCGTCCGTCACGATGATTTCGCGATGGCTGCCGGCGAGATGTCGGAGGCCGAGTTCGTAGCGTTCCTGACGACTGCCTGCACGCTCATGGCTAAGGCTAGTGTCGATGGAGCACTGCATTATATATGCATGGACTGGCATCATCAATTCGAGCTGCTCACCGCGGGCCGCGCCGTGTTCGACGACCTCCTGAATATCTGCGTCTGGGCAAAGGCCGCGCCCGGTATGGGGTCATTCTACCGTAGCCAGCACGAGTTCGTCGGGATCTTCAAACGTGGCCGCCGCCCTCACTGCAACAATATCGAATTGGGAAAGCACGGGCGGAACCGGTCCAATCTGTGGAGCTACACCAGCGGCAGCAGCCTTTCGCCCGCCCGACAAGAGGAGCTGAGCTGGCACGCTACGGTCAAACCGGTGGCGATGGTTCAGGATGCGCTACTCGATGCGAGCCGCCGCAATGACCTGATCCTCGATGGATTTGGCGGCTCTGGTACGACCCTGATTGCCGCAGAGCGCTGTGGCAGACGCGCCCGGATGATCGAACTCGACCCATATTACTGCGACGTGATCATTCGCCGCTTCGAGAAGGAAAGCGGGTTGAAGGCGGTTGCTGACAACGGCGACACGCTGACCGATCGCTCGATGTTGACCGATGGCGACGCTTCGAGGGGAGCTATAGACCATGGCTGA
- a CDS encoding transposase → MLKRAEAGAVVMELCRKQGNSSAVYYAWKANFSGPEPSTRNVCSCQRKDTHSRNG, encoded by the coding sequence ATCTTGAAGAGGGCCGAGGCGGGCGCCGTGGTGATGGAGCTGTGCCGCAAGCAGGGAAATTCGAGCGCAGTTTACTATGCATGGAAAGCCAATTTCAGCGGTCCGGAGCCTTCGACGCGAAACGTATGCAGTTGCCAGAGGAAAGACACGCACAGCAGAAACGGCTAA
- a CDS encoding nuclear transport factor 2 family protein: protein MPETTAVEGLIARAAIAEALYLYARGWDRRDEALLRAAFHPDATTLIGDAEHATHPMIGEWLALLAPVPAMTHLIHNILIDLEPAGDCARCESHFVAHHRRPGVDSSPDSDWFVKGRYLDRFERRADGAWRIARRIQIVELDHAFPATGPTDDRAEDEAVIAFYAGLNASR from the coding sequence ATGCCTGAGACGACCGCCGTCGAGGGTCTGATCGCCCGGGCCGCGATCGCCGAGGCGCTCTACCTCTACGCCCGCGGCTGGGACCGGCGCGACGAGGCGCTGCTGCGCGCCGCCTTCCATCCCGATGCGACGACCCTGATCGGTGACGCCGAACACGCGACCCACCCGATGATCGGCGAGTGGCTGGCGCTGCTGGCGCCCGTGCCGGCGATGACCCATCTGATCCACAACATCCTGATCGATCTGGAGCCGGCCGGCGATTGCGCCCGCTGCGAGAGCCACTTCGTCGCCCATCATCGCCGCCCGGGCGTCGATAGTTCGCCCGACAGCGATTGGTTCGTCAAGGGCCGCTATCTCGATCGCTTCGAGCGGCGGGCGGATGGCGCGTGGCGGATCGCCCGCCGCATCCAGATTGTCGAGCTCGATCACGCGTTTCCCGCCACCGGGCCAACCGACGATCGCGCGGAGGATGAGGCCGTGATCGCCTTCTATGCGGGGCTGAACGCGTCGCGCTGA
- a CDS encoding alpha-ketoacid dehydrogenase subunit beta — protein MSRKSYRQAINEALAQEMRRDPNVYLIGEDIAGGIGTASGAGAVGGIFGLTAGLYQEFGADRVIDTPISESAIIGAASGSAITGMRPVAELMFVDFVGVCMDQIFNQAAKFRYMFGGKARCPMVIRAPIGGGLRAGAQHSATLHPLFTMFPGLKVVMPANPYDAKGLLIEAIRDDDPVIYLEHKLLYDMEGEVPDEPYRLPFGEAEVARDGDDLTIVAFSAMVPRALAAAELLAKDGIDCEVIDPRTTSPLDEDTILESVEKTGRLVVVDESPPRCSMASDIAGMVAQKGFRFLRSPIEQVTCPHTPSPFSPSLEDAYLPSVDRIVAAARGLRAYA, from the coding sequence ATGTCAAGGAAATCTTATCGTCAGGCGATCAACGAGGCGCTCGCCCAAGAGATGCGGCGCGATCCGAACGTCTACCTGATTGGCGAGGATATCGCCGGCGGCATCGGTACGGCGAGCGGCGCCGGTGCGGTCGGCGGCATCTTCGGCCTCACCGCCGGCTTGTATCAGGAGTTCGGCGCGGATCGGGTGATCGATACGCCGATCAGCGAGAGCGCGATCATCGGGGCGGCCTCCGGCAGCGCGATCACCGGCATGCGCCCCGTTGCCGAACTGATGTTCGTCGATTTCGTCGGCGTGTGCATGGATCAGATCTTCAACCAGGCGGCCAAGTTTCGCTATATGTTCGGCGGCAAGGCGCGCTGCCCGATGGTGATCCGCGCGCCGATCGGCGGCGGCCTGCGCGCCGGGGCCCAGCACAGCGCCACGCTGCACCCGCTGTTCACGATGTTTCCCGGTCTCAAGGTGGTCATGCCGGCCAATCCCTATGACGCCAAGGGGCTGCTGATCGAGGCGATCCGGGATGACGATCCGGTGATCTATCTCGAACATAAGCTGCTCTACGACATGGAGGGCGAGGTGCCGGACGAGCCCTATCGCCTGCCCTTCGGCGAGGCCGAGGTGGCGCGGGACGGCGACGATCTGACGATCGTGGCGTTCAGTGCTATGGTGCCGCGCGCGCTTGCCGCCGCCGAGCTGCTGGCGAAGGACGGCATCGACTGCGAGGTGATCGATCCGCGCACCACCTCCCCGCTGGACGAGGACACGATCCTGGAAAGCGTCGAGAAGACCGGCCGGCTGGTCGTGGTCGACGAGAGCCCGCCGCGCTGCTCGATGGCCTCGGACATCGCCGGCATGGTCGCCCAGAAGGGCTTCCGCTTCCTCAGGAGCCCGATCGAGCAGGTCACCTGCCCGCACACTCCCTCGCCTTTCTCGCCCTCGCTGGAAGACGCCTACCTGCCGAGCGTCGACCGGATCGTAGCGGCGGCGCGGGGGCTCCGCGCCTATGCCTGA
- a CDS encoding thiamine pyrophosphate-dependent dehydrogenase E1 component subunit alpha, giving the protein MDLSAAAATAQIDEPVWAMQMGPEDLLAAYRRMRAIRLFEERVERDFAAGKIPGFGHVYLGSEAVAAGVCHDLTASDYIASTHRGHGHCIAKGCDIKAMMHEIFGKAEGICGGKGGSMHIADFDKGMLGANAIVGGSPPIVVGAALTQKIRKTGKVAVAFAGDGASNQGTTFEAMNLAVVLKVPAIFVIENNGFGEHTPASYSVGAQSIAARAAAFGMPAEQVNGVDFFTVREAMLRALERARSGGGPTTLEMDCPRYLGHYIGDPQAYRTKDELILARGRDPLPLFREKVTGAGLLDDTALDAIDAELSAEVEEAADTALAAAFPAASALTRDVYVKY; this is encoded by the coding sequence ATGGATTTGAGCGCTGCCGCCGCGACGGCACAGATCGACGAGCCCGTATGGGCGATGCAGATGGGGCCGGAGGATCTGCTCGCCGCCTATCGCCGCATGCGCGCTATCCGCCTGTTCGAGGAGCGGGTGGAGCGCGATTTCGCCGCCGGCAAGATACCCGGCTTCGGCCACGTCTATCTGGGATCGGAAGCGGTAGCGGCCGGCGTGTGCCACGATCTGACGGCGAGCGACTATATCGCCTCCACCCATCGCGGCCACGGCCACTGCATCGCCAAGGGCTGCGATATCAAGGCCATGATGCACGAGATCTTCGGCAAGGCGGAGGGCATCTGCGGCGGCAAGGGCGGATCGATGCACATCGCCGATTTCGATAAGGGCATGCTCGGTGCCAACGCGATCGTCGGCGGATCGCCGCCGATCGTGGTGGGTGCGGCGCTTACACAGAAGATCCGCAAGACTGGCAAGGTCGCGGTCGCCTTCGCCGGCGACGGCGCCTCCAACCAGGGCACCACATTCGAGGCGATGAACCTCGCCGTGGTGCTGAAGGTGCCGGCGATCTTCGTGATCGAAAATAACGGCTTTGGCGAACACACGCCGGCCAGCTACTCGGTCGGCGCGCAGTCAATCGCCGCCCGCGCCGCCGCCTTCGGCATGCCGGCCGAGCAGGTGAACGGCGTCGACTTCTTTACCGTGCGCGAAGCGATGCTGCGCGCGCTGGAACGCGCCCGCTCCGGCGGCGGACCGACCACCTTGGAAATGGACTGTCCGCGCTATCTCGGCCACTATATCGGCGATCCGCAGGCGTACCGCACCAAAGACGAGTTGATCCTCGCGCGCGGCCGCGATCCGCTGCCGCTGTTCCGTGAGAAGGTGACGGGAGCCGGCCTGCTCGACGATACCGCGCTCGACGCGATCGACGCCGAGTTGTCGGCCGAAGTGGAGGAGGCGGCCGATACCGCGCTCGCCGCCGCCTTTCCGGCCGCTTCCGCGCTCACCCGCGACGTCTACGTAAAATATTAA
- a CDS encoding SDR family NAD(P)-dependent oxidoreductase, translating to MIEIGSGLAGRVALVTGGTAGIGEAVVHRLAAEGMRVVFTGSNVAAAAAVTDLTGAVFHAHDVGDHHAWGGLMQAIEDRFGALHAVFANAGINAGDADIETVDIDAWDRIFRVNCTGTMLACRHGIALMRKTKGDAPGAIVINSSVTGMVGLPDDVAYTATKGAVRLLAKSVAVHCARKGLNIRCNSIHPGITDTPNIERAIAASGDPEGAHAFLSGASPLGRMGRSDEVADLVAFLLSDRASYVTGAEYVIDGGAIAGYPGV from the coding sequence ATGATCGAGATCGGCAGCGGCCTTGCCGGCCGTGTCGCGCTGGTGACAGGCGGCACCGCCGGCATAGGCGAGGCCGTCGTCCACCGGCTGGCCGCCGAAGGCATGCGCGTCGTCTTCACCGGCAGCAATGTCGCGGCGGCGGCGGCGGTCACCGATCTGACGGGCGCCGTCTTCCACGCCCACGATGTCGGCGATCACCACGCCTGGGGCGGACTGATGCAGGCGATCGAGGATCGCTTCGGCGCGCTCCACGCGGTCTTCGCCAATGCCGGCATCAATGCCGGCGATGCCGATATCGAGACGGTCGATATCGATGCGTGGGATCGCATCTTCCGTGTCAACTGCACCGGCACGATGCTCGCCTGCCGGCACGGCATCGCGCTCATGCGGAAGACGAAAGGCGACGCACCCGGCGCGATCGTCATCAACTCCTCGGTGACGGGGATGGTCGGCCTGCCGGACGACGTGGCCTATACCGCGACCAAGGGCGCGGTGCGGCTGCTGGCCAAGTCGGTGGCGGTCCACTGCGCCAGGAAAGGGCTGAACATCCGCTGCAACAGCATCCATCCCGGCATCACCGACACGCCGAACATCGAACGCGCCATCGCCGCTTCCGGCGATCCGGAGGGGGCGCACGCCTTCCTCTCCGGTGCCTCGCCGCTCGGGCGGATGGGAAGATCGGACGAGGTAGCCGATCTCGTCGCCTTCCTCCTCTCCGACCGCGCCTCCTACGTCACCGGCGCGGAATATGTTATCGATGGCGGTGCGATCGCCGGCTATCCGGGCGTTTGA
- a CDS encoding SMP-30/gluconolactonase/LRE family protein, with protein MIDEAEILAPLAEPAFEILATGHQFCEAVREGADGAVYYSDLTGGGLFGWRANSGTETVVPGRKWIGGCVLNADGRLIVSGADLVIVDPRTGVITPLLSEIAGVRVAAINDIEADASGNLYGGTVDFAAILDRGEPPAPGLFFRMAPDGAVEVIREGVSVSNGIGFSPAGDTLYHSECNAGVWAYAYADGRPRDPRMFAAMDDCDGLAVDAEGGVWVARWREGELLRYRPDAVIDRRIRLPMPHIISLGFGGPDRADLFVATGGTARNGDPVGGLVRIRSDIPGLPSHTARFA; from the coding sequence ATGATCGACGAAGCCGAAATCCTGGCGCCGCTCGCCGAGCCCGCCTTCGAGATTCTCGCCACCGGCCATCAATTCTGCGAGGCGGTGCGCGAAGGCGCGGACGGCGCGGTCTACTATAGCGATCTTACCGGCGGCGGCCTGTTCGGCTGGCGCGCGAATAGCGGCACGGAAACGGTGGTGCCCGGCCGCAAGTGGATCGGCGGCTGCGTGCTCAACGCCGACGGACGCCTGATCGTGTCCGGGGCCGATCTCGTCATCGTCGATCCGCGCACTGGTGTAATCACGCCCCTGCTGTCCGAGATCGCCGGCGTGCGCGTGGCCGCGATCAACGATATCGAGGCGGACGCGAGCGGCAATCTCTACGGCGGCACGGTCGATTTCGCGGCGATCCTCGATCGCGGCGAGCCGCCCGCGCCCGGCCTGTTCTTCCGCATGGCGCCCGATGGCGCCGTCGAGGTGATCCGCGAGGGCGTCTCCGTCTCGAACGGCATCGGCTTCAGCCCCGCCGGCGACACCCTCTACCACAGCGAGTGCAACGCCGGCGTCTGGGCGTATGCATATGCGGACGGGCGGCCGCGCGATCCGAGGATGTTCGCCGCCATGGACGATTGCGACGGCCTCGCCGTAGATGCCGAAGGCGGCGTGTGGGTGGCCCGCTGGCGCGAGGGCGAACTGCTGCGCTACCGGCCGGATGCGGTGATCGACCGGCGTATCCGCCTGCCGATGCCCCACATCATCTCGCTCGGCTTCGGCGGTCCGGACCGCGCCGACCTGTTCGTCGCGACCGGCGGGACGGCGCGGAACGGCGACCCCGTCGGCGGCCTCGTCCGCATCCGCAGCGACATTCCGGGTCTGCCGTCGCACACGGCGCGGTTTGCATGA